A single Balaenoptera ricei isolate mBalRic1 chromosome 13, mBalRic1.hap2, whole genome shotgun sequence DNA region contains:
- the DYNC2LI1 gene encoding cytoplasmic dynein 2 light intermediate chain 1 isoform X2 produces the protein MENLLHATKLHVDKVVVKLGKKNAKAVSEMRQKIWSNMQKDHPDRELIDPFPIPLVIIGSKYDIFQDFDSEKRKVICKTLRFVAHYYGASLMFTSKSEALLLKIRGVINQLAFGIDKSKSICVDQNKPLFVTAGLDSLSQIGSPPVPDNDIGKLHAHSPMELWKKVYEKLFPPKSTNTLKDVKDPARDPQYAESEVDEMRIQKDQELEQYKRSSSKSWKQMELDS, from the exons ATGGAAAATCTGTTGCACGCCACAAAACTTCATGTAGATAAAGTGGTAGTGAAACTGGGGAAGAAAAATGCTAAAGCAGTTTCTGAAATGAGACAGAAGATATGGAGCAATATGCAGAAGGACCATCCA GATCGTGAATTAATTGACCCATTTCCAATTCCTCTCGTCATAATTGGAAGTAAATACGATATTTTTCAG GATTTTGACTCTGAGAAGAGGAAGGTAATATGCAAGACACTTCGATTTGTTGCACATTATTACGGAGCATCATTAATG tttacCAGTAAATCAGAAGCTCTATTACTAAAAATACGTGGAGTTATTAACCAGTTGGCATTTGGCATTGACAAAAG CAAATCAATATGTGTGGATCAGAATAAACCACTGTTTGTCACAGCAGGATTGGATTCTTTAAGTCAAATAG GATCTCCTCCTGTTCCTGACAATGACATTGGAAAGCTTCATGCCCATTCACCAATGGAATTGTGGAAAAAGGTGTATGAAAAGCTCTTTCCACCAAAG AGTACCAACACACTAAAAGATGTCAAGGACCCTGCAAGAGACCCTCAATATGCTGAAAGCGAAGTTGATGAAATGAGAATTCAGAAGGATCAG gaACTGGAACAGTACAAAAGAAGTTCTTCCAAGTCTTGGAAACAAATGGAGCTTGATTCCTGA